In the Bacillus amyloliquefaciens DSM 7 = ATCC 23350 genome, CACGGTGCGGGACAACCTTCTGCTCGGAGAAAAACTCCACGGGACACAGCACTATACGCCCGAAGAGCTCGCAGATTTTACAGATCTGCCGCAGGAGCTTCTGGATCGGAATGCAAAAGAATTATCCGGCGGGCAGCGGCAGAAGCTCTCATTAGCGAGAACCCTCGCCAACCTGCCGTCCATCCTGCTGCTCGATGAAATCACATCTGCTCTGGACCCCTCATCTGTGCTCATCATTGAGAAACTGATTATGAAACTCCATCGGCAAAAGCAGCTGACGGTTCTGTGGATCACCCATAATCTTGAACAAGCGGAACGGATATCCGATACGATATGGTTTATGGCTGAGGGTCGGCTGTTAGAGACCGCGGAAACGAAAACGTTCTTTAAAGAACCGAAACACGAAAAGGCCCGGGCGCTTTTACAAAGGAGCGGGTGCTGATATGGATTATCTTTCTCTGTTATTGACAAGTGTATTTGTCATTATCGCTTTATTCCTATCTAAATCTTTTAAAGCCGGCGTAGAAAAAGATATGATCGTGGCAACTGTCAGAGCCGTCATTCAGCTTCTCATCATCGGCTATGTGCTGTCGCTGATTTTTCACGGTGATCATCCGGTGTTTATCATATTAATGGTGCTTCTCATGCTCACGGCCGCTTCGCACAATGTCGCCAAACGGAAAAAAATGCGCATCGGCTCATTTTGGCGCGTTTTTTTGACACTGGCTATTGTGGAAATCGTGACGCAGGGAATTTTACTGACCCTTCACATCATTCCGTTTACTTCAAGATATATGATTCCGATAAGCGGCATGGTCATCGGAAACTCCATGGTGCTCTCAAGCCTGTTTTTAAACCGGCTCAGTTCGGAAGCGGAGCTGCGGAAAGAAGAAATTCAGCTGATTCTCTCTCTCGGCGGAACGCCAAAGCAGGCGGTCAGGCATATGTTAACGTCGAGTATGAAGCTCAGTATGATACCGACGCTTGAAAGCCAGAAAACATTAGGTCTCGTTCAGCTTCCCGGCATGATGACTGGGCAGATTTTAGCTGGAGCTGATCCGATACAGGCGGTGCGCTTTCAGCTGTTGATTGTTTTTACAACGATGGCCTCCGCTCTTCTTACATGTATCATACTCAGCGCCTTGACATATCCATCCCTTTTCACGGAACATTGGCAATTAAAAAAATTCAGCAGGGAAGCGTAGGCTTTCTCCCTGCTGAATGATTGTTTATGATAAGGTCAGAGATTCATAGTAACGGGATAACTCGATAATCATCGCTCCCATCCGCTCGATGTCCGGAGCAAGGACTCTATTCACCCCTTCATCCCGGATCGCTTCAGCCGTCACTTTGCCGACTGCGGCGGCAAGTACATGTGTTTCGAATGCTTGCTGCAATTCTTTTGCAGACCCTTTTTCTTTTGCATAATCAAAGAGAGAACGCACTTGAATGGCAGTCGTAAAACATACGGCGTCGACCTCGCCGTTTAACAGCTCTCCCAGCATTTTATCGACCGTCTCCCTTTCAGGCGGAATATGCTGATAAGGCAGAACAGGGAATACCTCCGCTCCGTTTTTCTCAAGGAATTCCGTTAAGACGGGCGCTTTTTCCCCGTGAAGCTGGATCATGACTTTTTTGTCTTTCAATTCAAACCGTTCCAAGGAGCGGATCAGGCCTCTTGTCGTACCGTCTTCATCTGAAGCATGCGGCGTGACGCCGAGCTTTTTTAAGGCCGCATATGTTTTATAGCCCCTGCAGCCGATATTCGCTTCATGAACGGCCGCTAAAAATTCTTCTTTCAGACCGATTTTTTCCGATACTGACAATAACGTTTCCGTACCGATGCCGGTGGTGAATATCACCCAGTCGGCTTTTTGCTCAGCAAATGTTCTTACGTCGGGTTCAATCTGTTCCTCCGCCAGGTATACGGTTCCTTGGAGGGAACGGACAACTGCCGTTCCGCCCTGCTTTTCTATTAATCTCGTGATCTCTTCTGTTTTCCGCGAACCGCCGATCGCAATCCGTTTTCCGTTCAATCCTTTTCCCATCGCTGTTTTTTTCTTCCCTTCAGATGCCGGGCGCCCCATGGCAGGCCGTCATTTATTTCTATTATTGTTACGCAATCAGACCGGAAAATCAAGATAGGCTCCGTTGAATCCCCCGTGCAGTTGCTGTATCATTAACCGGGAAAACCGATTTGATTCGCGGAGGGACTTTCAATCATGGAAACAAAAAAAGAGTTCGAGACAAAAGGCTACGATACTTCAGTCATTTATGAGTTCAATGAATATCCTGATGTTCACAGCGGCCGATGTGATAATTGCGACTATACGCTGTTTAAAAGTTCGGTAAAGGGCGGAAAATTTTTGCGGGAATGCCGGAGATGCGGCATGAAGAAAAACATATAACAAAACAGGCAGCCGTCCGGCACGCTGCCTGTTTCTCAATCAATGTTCGACGGCCGCCTCTTTCAAAAATTCTTCAATGGCACAAACAGCCTGTTTGGCGCCGCCTGTTTCTTCTATTTTCTGCTGCATGCTTTTCACGCGGCTGAGGATGTTTTTATCGCCGTATACTTTCTGAACGTCTTTTTGCAGACGCGCCGCAGTGACTTCCTTCGGCGGCAGATGCACGCCAAGCCCCAATTCATCGACACGTTTTGCGGTGACCTCTTGTTCGTGCATTTGCGGAACGACAACGAGCGGGACACCCGCATTCATCGCCTCCATTGTACTGTTCATCCCGCCGTGAGATATGAACAGCTTTGCTTTCTCCAGCACATCAAGCTGCGGAACGTGCTGGCGGATGATAAAGTGATCAGGCACATCCGAAAAACTTTCCGGATCAATTGTTGTGCCGACTGACATAATGACCCGCCAATCTGAGTCCCGAAACGCATCGATACACATCTGGTAAAATTCGGGCCAGGCGTTAAACGCCGTTCCCAGTGAGATGAGCATAAGCGGACGGTCATCGGCTGCATCAATTTCCAGACTTCCCGTATTTGTGCGTTCCCCCAGGGACGGACCGGCAAAACAGAACCGTTCATCAAAGGTTTCCTGTTTCGGCTGAAAGGCCCTTGGCATAAAGACAATATTCAGTTTTTCAGGCATGAAAAATTCTTCCATTGTCATCCGTTTGAGCTGTTCATTTTCAATTTGCTCCTGGTATTCTTCTATCGCCTGTTTTGCCGCTTCCAGTGTTTCTTCGTCTCTTCCTAATTGAAAATACTCATTCATTGCATAGCTCGGGCAGAACTTCACGGCCGGGATGCCGCAACTGTCCGCAAACAATTTCCCGGCAAGAGCTAAAAAATCAAACAGGACGATATCAGGAAGGTCGTCTTTGTACAGCTCTTCCAGCTGCGGAAGCACTTCTGCCGCTTCTTCCAGAAACATCACAAACGCGTCATTTTTATTCACCCGTTCTTTTATCGTCTCCGGATCTGCCTTAAAGCTTGTGCGGTATAAAACGGGAATGGCACCCGTTTTGGCAACGGAGGCCTCGAAGTCCTCAGTTGTAGCGAATGTCACTCTGTGCCCGCGATTGACAAGTTCTTCGGCGACGGGCAGCGTGGGATTGACATGGCCGTGAGCGGCTACATTAATAATGGCGATATGTGTTTGTTTCATCTTTTTTCTTCTCCCCTGTTTTCGTTTATCTCCGCTTCTAAAGAGTCCAGCCCGTACATGACACTGTTTTGGATCGGCTCAACCCGGACGGGCTCCAAGTGTGAAAAGGCCTTTACAATGCCTCTCAGCGCGACTTCCGCTTCAAGTCTGGCAAGCGGAGCGCCTAAGCAGAAGTGTACGCCGAACCCGAAGGAAAGGTGCGGATTTGATTGGCGATGAATATCAAATACGTCTGCCTGCTCAAATTTGTTTTCATCACGGTTGGCAGACGCAATGTAGCAGAGAACGATATCTCCGCTTTTTAAACGGCGTCCGCACAATTCAGTGTCGTGCCGGACCGTCCTTCTGACAAATGGAGCGGGAGCCCGAAAACGAAGCGTTTCCTCCACCGTTTGCGCAATGAGAGAAGGATCATGCCTCAGTTCTTCATAAAGGCCCGGCGTCTCCAATATGCTGTAAACCGCATTTGAAATGAGATTAGTCGTTGTTTCATTTCCCGCCACTAAAAGCAGGTTGCAAAACGGGATCAGGTCTTCGGCCGAGAGCTTCTCTCCCTCTTCTTCCTCTTTTATCAAAATTGAAATAATGTCTTGGCCGGGCTGTTTTCGTTTGCTGTCTATTATTTCCGCAAAAAATGCCGCCAGCTCTGTCTCACATTGATCACGTTCCTTCTGATTTTTCTCCGCCTCTTCAGGACTCGCATCTTTCGGCATGCTGACGAGTATGTCCGACCATTTTTTAAACTGATCCATATGTTCGGACGGAACACCTAACAATTCAGAAATCACAATGACCGGCAAAGGATAGGAGAGATCTTTCACAATATCAATCCGCCCTTTGTTTTTTGCCTGTTTCAGCAGATTATCGGTAATCTCTTCAATTCTCGGCTCCCATTCCTTCAGTACGCGGGGAGTAAAAGCGCGATTGACGGCAGATCTGATTTGGGTATGCTTCGGCGGGTCCATATTCAGCATGGACTTTGCAATTGAGCTTTTCATGTCAGACATAAGGCTTGAGAAAGTCTCTTTATCACTGATGACTTTTTTGGCATCATCGTATAAAAACACACTCCAAACCTTCGTTTCTTCATCAAATTGAATGGGACTTTCGCGTCTCATTTTTTCGTACCAAGGAAAAGGGTTGTATACGTCCAGGCCGTCTTTTCCTTTCATCAGGGTTCTTTGGATGGCTTGTCTCGGGCTCCTCAGGTTACTCACAGTTATCACTCCTGATTACTTCATATTTGAATAGTTGATGTATCTTGAATTTTATCCTAGCACATATTTTCAATTTATTTCTATTCATAACCTTAACTATTAACATAACACAACAATAGTCATGAATCCGGAAGTGAAATTTTTCCCAAGAAAGCAGCGGGAGCGCACAAAAAACCCGAGCCATAGGACAGGCTCGGGAGATGATGTTCACTCATCAGTCTGCGGTTTTTGATGATGCTTTTGGTCTTCAGGAGGCTGCGTATTTCTCTCCATACCGCCCGTATCAGCACCCATGCCCTTAAGGAAAGAAAACAGCAGAGTGACGGCTTTGTTGATTTCCGGGTCTTTTAAAGCGCGGACGATATCAAAATAACCCGTCTTTTTGCCGCTGTCTTTCTCCTCGACAGCCTTTGTGACCCCCGCATTGAGTTTGACGATAAACGGTTCAAGCTGTTTTACATCAAGCATGCCGAGGACTCCGGTCAGCAGCAGGAGATTTTTCAGCATATTGGCCGTTTCCGGAGTATTCGCTTTTTTCACCAGGATATCCATTACTTTGTCGCCCTGGCCGAAGAGTCCGCGCAGCAGCGCCAAAACACCGCGCTCGTTCATGTGCTCAAGAATATGGAGTGACTCCAAAATCGCGTCCTTATTTTTTAAAAGAGCCGTCTCGATCTCTTCTAAGTCCTTTCTTCGTTTGTCTTCTTCTGTGACGGTCTGTTTTCGGATGTTGCTGATTGCTTTAGCCATTTTGCTGTTACGGCGTCTCCCGGAAATACATAATCTTTACGCGCCCATTTCCGCTCAACCCGGACACCGATCTGCGGCTGCGGGTTTCCGTATCGGAAATTGATTTTCGGAAGCGGGTTAATGCCTTCTTTTTTCAATATCTCCATCTTCGCTGAAGTTTCTTTATAGGCCGGTGTATCGGTATCCTTATCCGCATAGCTGCTCGTTAAAAGGTTAATAGCGGCGTCTTTTGAATCGTTCATCGGCAGATATACCTGCTTGCCTTTTACCCGGTCTGTGATAACGCATTTGACTTTCACATTCCCGTATGGCGATGTCAGACGGACAAGCGTTCCGTCTTCAAGCCCTCTTTCTTCAGCGAGTTCGGGTGAGACCTCCAGAAATACACTCGGTGTTTTTTCGGATATCCCTTTTGATCGGTAAGTCAGATTTCCTTCATGAAAATGCTCAAGCAGCCGCCCGTTATTCACATGAAGATCATATCTTCATCAAATTCCTTCGGCTCCGTCCACTGAACGGGATAGAGAACCGCTTTGCCGTCTGAAAACGGAAACTTGTCCGTAAATAAAAGCGGTGAATCGGTTCCGTCCGCTGCAACCGGCCATTGCAGTGAATTGTAGCCTTCGAGCCGTTCATAAGTGACGCCTGCGTAGAGCGGCGAAAGCATCGCAGCTTCTTCCATAATGTCTGCCGGGTGTTCATAGCGCCAATCAGCCCCGAGCCGGTTGGCGATGTCCGTAATGACCTGCCAATCGGGCTTTGAATCGCCCAGCGGTTCAAACGCTTTGTAAAGACGCTGCACCCTCCGTTCCGTGCCTTATGTCTTTTCCGAATACAAGCACTTCGCCTTCATCAGGGGTATTCATCAGATTGCACAGTGACAGCAGTGTGCTCTTTCCCGCGCCGGAAGGCCCTATCAACGCCGTAATAGAGCCTTTTTGTATATGTCCGGTTACTCCGCTGAGGACATCAAAGGCTGTATTGTTTTGTTCAAAGCGTTTGCCGGCTGACAGAAAAGATATTGCCGGAATTTTTTCTTTCATACAGAATAACACCTTTCGTAAAAAAATCAGGAACCGGTGAGATCGGCTGATGTTTGATCCGCCGTTTTCGGGTCAGCCTGCCGGGAAGCGAATGTATGCATGACCATTCCCGCAATAATAATGAACAGTCCGGCAAACGAAAGAAGTGACGGAAACGCTGCGGATAAAAAGACGATCTCGCCGATCAGTGCAAAAAGAACCTCTCCGGATTGTGTCGCTTCTACAGCAGCGAGCTTCTGCGGCTCATTCCTCACCATATCGGTGGCGCGGAAAAATAATACTGTTGCTATAACGCCTGAGCTGAGTGCAACGATAAAGGATTGGAATGTCTGTCCCATTGACGGAAGACCGTCTCTGTGCCAGCCGAAAGCGGCAATCAAAAGCCAAAACGGTAAGCTGGCGAGCGTCATGCCGAGCACGCGCTGAAACGTATCGAGTTTTCCGCCGTATTGTTCCAGCATTTTACGGTTGCCGAGCGGATAGGCAAAAGCGGCGATGACCACCGGCACAACACTGAGTATTATCGTGCGGCCGGACAGGGAGCCTGCATGCTGAAGCTGTATCAGGCCGGCTCCTATCAGGATGATGACGGAAGTAACCAGCGAAATAAGCGGAATCTTTTGTCTGACGAGAACCGGACCCGCCGGGGAATCTTTTGTTTCGCAGAAAAACGGCGACAGAAGCACGCCCGCGACAATTGTAATCTGCCATGTGCCGGCGATCAGCCAGCCCGGCCCGTATGCCGCCGCAAAGGTAATCGGAGCATAAAAAAGCACGAAGCCGGTAAAACTCCATTTCAGCCAAAAAAACGGTTTTTTCCGGATTTCATGCCAGAGCGGCCCCCACTTTCCTTTCGCATAAACGATCACAAATAAAAACGGAACCATAAAAAGAAAACGCAGGGAAGAGCTCCATATCCAGCTTCCGCCAGAGAGCTCCATCGCCCTGTTTAAAATAAATGTGACTGCAAAAAACAGAGACGCCAATATTCCGATTAAGATGGCTTTCATTAAATCCCTCATTTTGACACATATTTTTTTATACTATACTATTCACCGGCAGGCTCCGCAATGGAATATGAGAAAATAGCGTTTTAATAAATGATGAATGGGAAACAGACATATACGGAGGTGAACACAATGCAGAAAGAGGATATTCAAGTTCTTTATTTTGAAGATGACGGCTGCATTCCGAATAACCCGAATCTTCCGCTTGTCATTTATAAAGCGGTATTTAATGAAGAAACGGTGCGGAAAGCAGAGACGGTTCTCCGCCGGCATGATTGGTCGAACAGCTGGACGGGCGGGGTGTTTCCGTATCACCATTTTCACAGCACCACGCACGAAGTTCTTGTCGCGGTAAAAGGAAAGGCGGTATTGAGGTTCGGCGGAGAACAAGGGGCGGACGCCGTTCTTGAAACGGGAGACGCAGCGGTCATTCCGGCCGGCACCGGACATAAAAAACTGTCAGGCAGTTCTGATTTTACCGTGATCGGCGCTTATCCGGGCGGCCGGCAGTACGATACAAAAACGGAGAAAAATGATAGAACTTTAAAAGAAATCAGCCGTGTCCCGCTCCCGGAATATGACCCCTTTACGGGAAAAACGGGACCGCTTTTAAAAATGTGGGGAAAATGACAGGGGATAAGCGGATGGTCTGTAAAAAAATAGTCTGAAAGAAACGTTATTACACCCCCGCCATATAAATAATTTCATAAACGAAACAATTCACGTTCAAATTTTGTTCAAAAAGTGTTATTATATAAGAGTAAATCAAATTGGGGTTTTTTATGTTTGCTATTTTCAGAGAGGAAAAAAGAAATTTTGACTTATTCAATTGTTTTTGTTGATATAAAAATAATACTGAATATGGCAAAGTGAAAAACTGGGTAGTAAACATTTATTTTTGTAAATGATTGTGCATGAATTCACAATCTTGCTTTTTCATGCTTTTCTGCATGAAAGGGGAAAGGCTACCCTTTCCAAAAAAATCAGCATACTGCTTATAGTAAAGGAGAATCGGATATGCCAGAAACAATCGATCAAACAAATGCATCTGTCAGCCAAGGCCAACGCGATCTTATCGATCAGCTGCTAAAACCTGAAGTTCAAGAATCACTGACTGTTTTAGTGGATCAGCTTCCAAAACTGACTGAGTTAGTAAATATTTTAACGAAGTCTTATGATTTTGCACAGTCTGTAGCGACAGACGAAGTATTGAAGAGCGATACAGTGGGTGCGCTTACAGAAATTCTTGAGCCGGTGAAAGAAACAGCGAAAGAAGTCGCAGCTACTGCGATCGAAGCAAAAGACCGCGCGGATGCAAGCAATGAGACAATCGGACTTTTCGGCCTGCTGCGCATGCTGAAAGATCCTCAAGCTCAAAAGCTGTTCCGTTTTGCTAACAGCTATCTTGAAATCATGAACGAAAAACAAAAATAATCTCAGATTCAAATTGATATAAAGGACGGAGGATATACGATGTCAAAACATATTGTCATTTTAGGCGCTGGTTACGGCGGAATTCTTTCTGCTTTAACCGTTCGCAAACATTACAGTAAAGATGAAGCACGCGTAACCGTTGTGAACAAATTCCCGACTCACCAAATTATTACGGAACTGCACCGCCTTGCAGCCGGCAACGTGTCTGAACAGGCTGTTGCTATGCCGCTTGAAAAACTCCTGAAAGGAAAAGACGTTGACATTAAAATCGCAGAAGTCAATTCTTTCTCAGTTGATAAGAAAGAAGTTGCCCTTTCTGACGGTTCTAAGCTGACTTATGACGCGCTTGTTGTCGGTCTTGGTTCAGTTACTGCTTATTTCGGCATTCCTGGACTCGAAGAAAACAGCATGGTGCTGAAATCTGCTGCTGATGCCAACAAAGTATACAAACACGTGGAAGACCGTGTGCGTGAATACTCTAAAACGAAAAACGAAGCTGATGCAACGATTCTTATCGGCGGCGGCGGCTTAACAGGTGTTGAGCTTGTCGGTGAACTTGCTGACATCATGCCGAACCTTACGAAAAAATACGGCGTAGATCCGACAGAAATCAAACTGAAATTAGTTGAAGCAGGTCCGAAAATTCTTCCTGTTCTTCCTGATGATCTTATCGAACGCGCGACAAAAAGTCTTGAAAAACGCGGTGTTGAGTTCTTAACAGGTCTTCCTGTTACAAACGTGGAAGGAAACGTCATTGATCTGAAAGACGGTTCAAAAGTCGTTGCCAACACATTTGTATGGACAGGCGGCGTACAAGGCAACCCGTTAGTCGGTGAATCTGGCCTTGAAGTGAACCGCGGCCGCGCGACTGTGAACGATTTCTTACAATCTACTTCTCATGAAGATGTATTTGTTGTCGGAGACAGCGCTGTATACTTTGCGCCGGACGGCCGTCCGTACCCGCCGACAGCTCAAATCGCTTGGCAGATGGGTGAACTTGTCGGTTACAACCTGTTCGCTTACTTAGAAGGAAAAACGCTTGAAACATTCAAGCCTGTAAACTCTGGTACGCTTGCAAGCCTCGGACGTAAAGACGCGGTTGCCATCATCGGAGCGAACTCTACTCCGCTGAAAGGTCTTCCTGCATCATTAATGAAAGAAGCAAGTAACGTACGTTATTTAACACATATCAAAGGATTATTCAGCCTCGCTTACTAATCCTTCAGATGACAATGAAGACATTGCCGGACTTTCTCGGCAATGTCTTTTTTTTGTGTATCAGTTAATACAATATTTTGAAAAATAAAATAAAAATGATTGATATGTGAGAAAGAGGAAGCTAAAATAAAAAAGAACGAAAATTGTTAACGTTAACATTTTATAAGGGAGGATGAGAGTGTGAAAGCTTTTATGGGCGATGATTTTTTACTTGATAGTAAAACTGCCGTAAAGCTGTATCGGGAATACGCTTAAAAAATGCCGATTATTGATTATCACTGTCACTTGAGCCCGAAGGAAATCTATGAAAATAAAACCTTCGCAACCATTACGGAGGCATGGCTTTACGGTGATCACTATAAGTGGCGGATCATGAGAGCCAACGGCATCGAAGAGCGCTGCATTACCGGAAACGCATCAGATGAAGAGAAGTTTTTCGCCTGGGCTAAAACAGTGCCGATGGCGATAGGCAACCCGCTGTACAGCTGGACGCATTTAGAGCTGCAGCGCTGGTTCGGTATTTATGACGTATTGAATGAAAAAACCGCACCGGAAATTTGGGAAAAAACGAATGAGCTCTTGCAGGGAGAAGGGTTTGGCGCGAGGGATCGGCAGCATGCCGAGCTCATTCAGGACTTACATCATACAAAACCTCAACTTTAGTGATTTTATGGACTGCCCGTTAATGGTACAATAGAAATAAATGACAGTATACAGAAAGAAAGGAAAACCGAATGGTAACCATAAAAGATATCGCAAAACTCGCCAACGTATCCCACACAACCGTATCCCGGGCACTTAACGGCAGCCCCTACATTAAAGAGCATACAAAACAGAAAATATTAGAGCTCGCTTCACAGCTGAATTACACACCGAATGTAAATGCAAAAAGTCTTGCCGTGCAAAAGTCCCATACGATCGGACTGTTTTTTACAAGCATCACAAACGGAACCTCACACAGCTTTTTTTCCGATACCATCAAAGGTGTAAACCGCACAATCAGTGAGGAATACAATTTGTTCGTGCGCGCGATTGACGATCTGAAAAGCTTTGAAACCATTACGCCCATGAGGTACGACGGAATCATCTTAATGAGCCAAAGCGACAGCGATAACTCCTTTATTTATCATATCCGCGAGAAAAACATCCCGCTCGTTGTGCTAAACCGGGACATTGACGACCGGAGCATCACCAATATTTTATCAAACGATAAAGAAGGTTCCAGACAAGCGGTCGACTGTCTGATTGCAAACGGACACAGAGATATCGCGATTATTGAGGGGAAGGAAGGATTCAGGTCAACCGCACAGCGGAAAGAAGGCTATTTGACGGCTTTAATTGATCATTCAATTCCGATTAAGCATGAATACAGTGTAAAAGGCCGCTATGATATGGAAAGCGGCAGTCAGGCGATGGAAAAACTATTAGCGCTTCAATCACCGCCCACGGCTGTTTTCTGTTCAAATGATGATATGGCGATCGGTGCGATGAATGCTATTTTCGCCAAAGGCCTGAACGTTCCGGAAGACATATCCGTTATCGGATTTGATGACATCGGCATTTCCCAATACATGACGCCGAGGCTTTCGACAGTAAAACGCCCGGTTGAAAAAATCAGCATACTCGGCGCAGAGAAGATTTTAGCGCTTATCGCCGACCCGAATACAGCGGCGGAAAAAATGTATGAAAACACCGAGGTGATGATCAGAGATTCAATCAAAAAACTCACATAACGGCCCGTCTGAATAACCGGGTTTTCGCGCGAAAAAATGTTAACGTGTGCAAAATGCAGAAGGAGGCGGACAGCTTGCGGCAGCTGAATAAAAAAATGTGCGGCGAATACATTCAATATCCTGAAAAAGTCCTTCAGTTCGGCAAAGGCAGCATCAATACGGATGCTCGCAGCTGGGCGATGATCATGAGAATACGAAACAAATACTGATAAATGCCATCCGCCATCCGAATGCGGGCGGTGTGCTTGTGTTAGGGCTCGGCTGTGAAAATAATGAGCTGGCAGCGATAAAGGAAACGCTCTCTGAAGTGAACGAGGATCGGGTGAAATTTCTCGAATCACAGGCTGTCACAGATGAAATTGAAGCAGGGACTGCGCTTCTTAAAGACATACACTTTGCGGCAAGGGGAGATAAACGTGAAGAAATTCCGCTGTCAGAATTGAACATCGGATTGAAATGCGGCGGCTCTGACGGATTTTCCGGCATTACTGCAAACCCTTTATTAGGGAGATTTTCAGATTACTTGATTGCACAAGGCGGGAGCACGGTCTTAACAGAAGTTCCTGAGATGTTCGGGGCTGAGACAATTCTCATGCAGCGCGCGGCGAGCGAGGAAGTGTTTCATAAAACAGTCCGATTGATCAATGATTTCAAGCAATATTTTAAAAAGCACGAGCAGCCGATTTATGAAAATCCGTCACCCGGGAATAAGGAGGGCGGCATTTCAACGCTCGAAGACAAGTCGCTCGGCTACACACAAAAGGCCGGAACGGCACCTGTTTCGGATGTTCTGGCATACGGCGACACATTGAAAACAAAGGGACTGACACTGCTCAGTGCACCCGGCAATGATTTAATCGCTTCCTCAGCGCTCGCCGCAGCCGGATGCCACATCGTTCTGTTTACAACCGGAAGAGGCACGCCGTTCGGCACAGTTGTCCCGACTGTGAAAGTATCAACAAACACCGATTTATTTCAATCAAAGCCTCATTGGATTGATTATAACGCTGGCAGATTGGCGGAAGAACAAACAACAGAAGATCACATTGTAAGAGAATTCATTCAATACAACATCAAAGTTGCAAGCGGAGAATTCGTCAATAACGAAAAAAATGATTTTCGGGAGCTTGCGATTTTTAAGTCCGGTGTGACGTTATAAGGGAAAAGGCGATCCGTG is a window encoding:
- a CDS encoding NAD(P)/FAD-dependent oxidoreductase, with product MSKHIVILGAGYGGILSALTVRKHYSKDEARVTVVNKFPTHQIITELHRLAAGNVSEQAVAMPLEKLLKGKDVDIKIAEVNSFSVDKKEVALSDGSKLTYDALVVGLGSVTAYFGIPGLEENSMVLKSAADANKVYKHVEDRVREYSKTKNEADATILIGGGGLTGVELVGELADIMPNLTKKYGVDPTEIKLKLVEAGPKILPVLPDDLIERATKSLEKRGVEFLTGLPVTNVEGNVIDLKDGSKVVANTFVWTGGVQGNPLVGESGLEVNRGRATVNDFLQSTSHEDVFVVGDSAVYFAPDGRPYPPTAQIAWQMGELVGYNLFAYLEGKTLETFKPVNSGTLASLGRKDAVAIIGANSTPLKGLPASLMKEASNVRYLTHIKGLFSLAY
- a CDS encoding LacI family DNA-binding transcriptional regulator, with protein sequence MVTIKDIAKLANVSHTTVSRALNGSPYIKEHTKQKILELASQLNYTPNVNAKSLAVQKSHTIGLFFTSITNGTSHSFFSDTIKGVNRTISEEYNLFVRAIDDLKSFETITPMRYDGIILMSQSDSDNSFIYHIREKNIPLVVLNRDIDDRSITNILSNDKEGSRQAVDCLIANGHRDIAIIEGKEGFRSTAQRKEGYLTALIDHSIPIKHEYSVKGRYDMESGSQAMEKLLALQSPPTAVFCSNDDMAIGAMNAIFAKGLNVPEDISVIGFDDIGISQYMTPRLSTVKRPVEKISILGAEKILALIADPNTAAEKMYENTEVMIRDSIKKLT